CAGGTCCTGGAGGAGCTGGATCTGAGCTTCAACTCCCTGCAGGTCCTCCCTCAGACCCTGGTCCGGCTCTCCAGGCTCAGGACTCTGGACGCGGACCACAACAAGCTGCCCCAGTTCCCCCCTCAGATCCTGGCCCTGGGCGACCTGGAGGAGCTGGACCTCTCTGGGAACCGGTTCAAGACCCTGCCCTCGGACATCCTGAAGCTGCGGAGCATCAAGATCCTGTGGCTCAGCAGCCTGAACCTGGTCCAGCTGCCGGACTCCTTCTGTCTCCTGGAGCACCTGGAGAGCCTGATGCTGGACGGGAACCAGATCTCCGTCCTGCCTCAGGACTTCAGCAGAATGCAAACCCTCAGGATGCTGAACCTGTCCTCCAATCAGTTCCAGGACTTCCCCGAGGTGATCCTGAGCCTCTCAGGGCTGGAGGAGGTCTACCTGAGCCGgaacagactgatccagatcccaGAGGAGCTGGGGGGTCTGCGGAGGCTCAACAACCTGTGGCTGGACAACAACTGCATCACCTTCCTGCCCGACTCCATCGTGGACCTGGAGCGCCTCGAGGAACTGGTCATCCAGGGGAACCAGATCGCGATCCTGCCGGAGAACTTCGGGAAGCTCTCCAGGGTCAACATCTGGAAGGTGAAGGACAACCCTCTGATCCAGCCCCCCTACGAGGTCTGCATGAAGGGGATCCCCTACATCGCGGCCTACCAGAAGGAGCTGGCGGACTCTCAGCTGGCCGTGAAGCCGCGCCTGAAACTGGTCCTGATGGGGGCCAAGAACTCTGGGAAGACCCGGCTCAGGAGGAGCGTGATGGGCCCTCAGCAGGAGGTCCAGGACCTGCAGGGGGGCGGGGGCATCGAGGTGACGGACTGGGTGGCGGACCGTGGCCTCACCTTCCTGGTCTACGATCTGTCGGGGGACCAGGACCTCATCAAACCCTTCCTCCTCTCCCCGGGGGCCCTGTACCTCCTCGTGGTGAACCTCAGAACCTACACCCCGAGGACCTTTTACTCCCAGGTGGGGTACTTCCTGCACCTCCTCGGGGCCAAAGTCCCCCACGCGGTGGTCTTGGTGGTCGGGACCCACTCGGACCTGTGCACCGAGGAGGATCTGGAGGAGAAGAGTCTGGACCTCCATCTGCAGATCGGCCTCCAGGAGCTCCAGGACCTGCAGGTGCTGAAGGCCGAAGTCCTGCGGGTGGACCGGGCCATGCAGCAGGGCTTCAGTGTCCGGTCCTCCAGCCCTCACGTGGTCTTCTACGGGGTCTCGGACCAGAACTTGAGGCGCAGGAAGTCCCATTTGCAGTACATTCTGAACCACCGTCTGCAGGTCCTGTCCCCCCTGCTGAGGACGGGGGTCCGCAGGAACCAGAGGCTCAGAGAGAAGCTCCTGCAGGTGGCCGAGCAGCGCCAGATCTTCCCCAACCTTCATCAGGTTCTGCCTCGGTCCTGGCAGGTTCTGGAGGACCTGCACCTGAAGGCCCCCCAGCTGTGGCTGTCCTGGTGGGACTCGGCCCGGCTGGGTCTGCAGGCGGGTCTGACGGAGGACCGGCTGCAGAGCGCCCTCTCCTACCTGCACGAATCAGGGAAGCTGCTCCACTTCGAGGACTGCCCCCCCCTGAAGGACTACGTCTTCCACAACCTGCCGCGGTTCTTCCAGATCCTGAACCGGTTCTTCATGGTCCTGGAACCGAAGACgtccagaaacctgcaggtggGTTCGGATCAGACCCTGACCCTGTGACGGTGCGTTCCACCATCACTCTCCTGTTGACGTGTGCGTTGTGTTTCAGGGGGAGGAGCTTCTGCAGCGCCTGCTGTCTGCGGCCGGAGGAGGTCAGGTGATGCAGGAGCGGGGGGGGGAGGCCCTGATGAAGGAACAGCAGCTGGAGGTGTTCCTGCAGGACGGCCtgctctcctcccccctcatccAGACCCTCCTGGGGCCCCTGATCCAGACCCAGCAGGACCTGGTGCTGGTGATGGAGCTGCTGCAGAAGATGGGGGTCTGTTTCTGCCTCAACAGGACCCAGAACAGGACGCTAAACGGGACCCAGACCCAGACCCAGACTCAGACCCAGACTCTGAATGGGGGCCCGGTCTGGTACCAGTTCCCCAGCTATGTGAGAGTTGATGCTCCACAGGGGGGCCCCTCGCTGCCCCCCCTCTCTGTAGAACAGCTCCACATCCAGTACCgtttccacttcctgttccccccCGGTCTGTTTGAGCGTCTCTCCGTTCAGATCAACGGCCACGTGGTGCAGCGTTCTGACGGGAGGGACCGGGTGGAGGCGTACCGGGGGAAGGTCCCGGTGCTGGTGACCCGGCAGCGGGGAGGGGGGTCGGATCTGAGGGGGGGGTCGCTGAGCCTCGCCTCCCACGCCTCGCTGCCCAACATCTGGACGGCCTGGCAGGCGCTGAGCCCCCTGATGGAGGATCTGGACGCCCTGCTGAGGGAGTGGCCCGGACTGCTGACCTCCGTCCACATCCTGTGCTCCAAGTGCCTGAAGAGAGGGGCCCCGGACCCCCACGCCTTCCCAGGTAACATACACCACACCTTTACACCTGTAGAGAGGGGCCCCG
This genomic interval from Pseudochaenichthys georgianus unplaced genomic scaffold, fPseGeo1.2 scaffold_1339_arrow_ctg1, whole genome shotgun sequence contains the following:
- the mfhas1 gene encoding malignant fibrous histiocytoma-amplified sequence 1 homolog, producing the protein MKTVHDNKEEEEGPPVEEGPPVQEDPPVQEDLKAAQMWRDAALRSRKLRSDQRNLTLSSKDNQLVFPEDVSQVEVLNLGNNSLKDLPNVLGSSLSNLRVLVLRRNRFSLVPRVVLELGRLVDLDLSHNLLLGLPEDLDLLRNLKKLCVSHNQILVLPNQIGALQVLEELDLSFNSLQVLPQTLVRLSRLRTLDADHNKLPQFPPQILALGDLEELDLSGNRFKTLPSDILKLRSIKILWLSSLNLVQLPDSFCLLEHLESLMLDGNQISVLPQDFSRMQTLRMLNLSSNQFQDFPEVILSLSGLEEVYLSRNRLIQIPEELGGLRRLNNLWLDNNCITFLPDSIVDLERLEELVIQGNQIAILPENFGKLSRVNIWKVKDNPLIQPPYEVCMKGIPYIAAYQKELADSQLAVKPRLKLVLMGAKNSGKTRLRRSVMGPQQEVQDLQGGGGIEVTDWVADRGLTFLVYDLSGDQDLIKPFLLSPGALYLLVVNLRTYTPRTFYSQVGYFLHLLGAKVPHAVVLVVGTHSDLCTEEDLEEKSLDLHLQIGLQELQDLQVLKAEVLRVDRAMQQGFSVRSSSPHVVFYGVSDQNLRRRKSHLQYILNHRLQVLSPLLRTGVRRNQRLREKLLQVAEQRQIFPNLHQVLPRSWQVLEDLHLKAPQLWLSWWDSARLGLQAGLTEDRLQSALSYLHESGKLLHFEDCPPLKDYVFHNLPRFFQILNRFFMVLEPKTSRNLQGEELLQRLLSAAGGGQVMQERGGEALMKEQQLEVFLQDGLLSSPLIQTLLGPLIQTQQDLVLVMELLQKMGVCFCLNRTQNRTLNGTQTQTQTQTQTLNGGPVWYQFPSYVRVDAPQGGPSLPPLSVEQLHIQYRFHFLFPPGLFERLSVQINGHVVQRSDGRDRVEAYRGKVPVLVTRQRGGGSDLRGGSLSLASHASLPNIWTAWQALSPLMEDLDALLREWPGLLTSVHILCSKCLKRGAPDPHAFPVVSDPAGALALGQELSVLLSKDAINPAERPLHKEHLSMLGCPEGGAPGDHLRRVFWHILQVSSGQCRHSRPLAELRCFQWGARARVLHAVGGISHPELKHRLALSRDEGDP